A region of the Syntrophales bacterium genome:
AGCTTCAATCCGCGCTATGTGGTTAGCAAAGACAACATCCCCTTTTGCAGGGAATGCGTTGAAGCTGCCAATCCAGTTAGAATTAAGAACGGTCTTGATCCCATTCATGTTCATTCTGAAGCCTATGAGCCACTCGACGAAGCAAGCTTCTAAGGTGGAATTAAAGACTCAACTTCGGGGCTCTCGCTTTAAAGAGTCCCTCTTTTGAAAAGGAAAGGAGAAAGTTATGAATAACAGACCCGAAAGACCGGAGCCCACAGTGGAAACTATTGAATGTGACCACTGCGGGAAGGAGATCGAGATCTTGCTGGAATGGTGGTGGGATACGGGGTTAGCTAAACCCAAATGGGTACACTCCACACCGGAAACATGCGACCGGCATAGTCGCCTCTGCCAGCAGTGCCTTAACCGGAAGTTAGTGTATCAAGAAAGGGCACAAGAATACATGAGTGATAATCCCCCTGGATGGTTCGACCCTGCCGATGCAGGCGAGCAATGGGATGCTGATTATTGAGGAAAGGAGGTTTGTTATGGTAAAAATTAAAGTAGAAAGCATAGAACACTTAAAAAGTCTCACTTCTGAAGATCCGAAAGAATTTATCCTTGCGCTGAAGCACGGTTGCTTCACCCGAAGAATTATATTCTACGATGCGGATTCGGACATGTTTTTCGTGGACGATCTGTGTGTGGGCTACACTTCAGAGTATACCATTGCCCAGCTTACAGAAGAAACCAATATAGTCAGGGCAATTCAAAAGGGAGCCTTTTACATGGAAGTAGAGAATGAGCAGGTTGCGGCTCATATACACACAACTGAAGCACTCCGAAAAGGAGAGAATATCGACGGGAGGTAAAAGACCATGTGGAACGAACCAACAAAAGAGAGGTTGGCAGAAATCCCCGGCCTGTATGAAACCGAGAACGTCTCCACCATGGACAAGCTCATCTATCTGCACTTCTTTATCGGAGGCAGTGATTGGTACATCGCTGAATATGATGAGGAGAATGACCTGTTCTGGGGATTTGCAATTCTAAACGGTGATTATCAAATGGCCGAATGGGGCTACATTTCATTTGAAGAATTGAAACAGATCAGGATCGAACCTCTTGGACTTGAGATTGATTGTGAAATTGAAACAGTCTGGCGGGTTCGCAAAGCCTCAGAGATAGAGGAAATAAGGAAAGGAAATAGGTGGAGGTAAACATGAAAAATCAAATAGTAATAATTGTGGAAGGTGGTGTTGCAAGGGAGGCCTATTCAAATGTCCCTGATCTTAATCTTGAAGTTCTGGACATTGATACAGAGAAGACTGATCCGGAATATGAGGAAGAGGCACAAAAACTCCGCGCATTGATCAAAACACTTCCCTACAATTATTAGCGAAAAGGAGGTTATCAATGAAAGTAGTTTACATTGCGGGTCCTTACAGGGCAAAAACGATCTTTGGGCGGATTATTAACATCATCAGGGCCCGTCGGGAAGCGCTTAAGTGGTGGAAAAGGGGCTACGCGGTCATTTGCTCCCACAGTAATTCAGCGCTTTTTGATGGAAAAGCTCCCGATAGTGT
Encoded here:
- a CDS encoding DUF2958 domain-containing protein; the encoded protein is MWNEPTKERLAEIPGLYETENVSTMDKLIYLHFFIGGSDWYIAEYDEENDLFWGFAILNGDYQMAEWGYISFEELKQIRIEPLGLEIDCEIETVWRVRKASEIEEIRKGNRWR